In Actinomycetota bacterium, the sequence GCTCAACGAGATCCTTTGCAGATGGAATTACGTGTACAATTACGTGAGACCACACCAGAGCCTGGGTTATCTCACCCCCATGGAGTTCCTGAAGGCGTGGATGGAGGAGAGCAAGG encodes:
- a CDS encoding transposase — protein: LNEILCRWNYVYNYVRPHQSLGYLTPMEFLKAWMEESKDRDDVFTM